The genomic stretch GAGTCGAGGTTGAATGCAGAAACTTAGAAAAGATATCCATAAGATTTATTTGCTTCAAGACCATAAAATGCCAAGAAATAGGTGATCTTTGTTGTTAGGAAATGATCAACTATATAGGGATGTCTATGAGACAATGATAGGATAACCTTCCCAATGCAATAAAGTCACCCAGTGTCTATTTTCTTCAAtaaggaaaaatgaaatttacacTGTTTGTTGAAAGCATATTGATGGAcaaacaatcacacaaaatctAAGAAGAAAAGCCAATTTCTTAATTaagtaaaaacataaaaaagtaCTTTGCGGTCCCGGCCATGTGATGCTATATAAGCTTGTTTCAATCATCACAAAAAATTTTGAATGTTAGAGGCTGCTAAAGTCCGTAAACATCGCAATAAGCCGTAGTGATGGCAAAAAGCAACACATACACATGCTTATAGATGTCGTTGCATGTTAACTAGAAGAGCAACCCAAACCTGTTTCTTCTTCAATCTTTCTCTTTAATGCACCGAGAGGACCAATCAAGCGACGGATTGCTTCATTGCTGTACTTCAAGTTCACTGATATTGGAGAGAAGTGCAAATCATTGGCATCATATATAAAAAAGATAGACAAGGAAGCAAAAGAAAAGACCCTCATCTACAGCAACTTGTctgatgaaaaaaaaagagatgcaTCAGTTACACTTACATATCCGTGGAGAGTTTCTACCATCCTGAGTACGTGGGACATTTATCTCTTGTTCCATATGGTCAAGGATTTGAATGCGGCCTTTACGAGCAGGCTCTAAAGACTCGCATATTATATCTAAAGGGATTCCTGCAGGTTTTATATCCAACTGAATAGCTGTAACTCCATTGCGGGTTCCAGCAATTTTGAAGTCCATATCTCCCAAATGATCCTCCAAACCCTATAGTCATAATATAGAAAGAAGCACATAAACAACCTCATATCTACAATCAAAGGTTCACTCAGGAACGCAAGCAAGCACTACAATTCAACACCACATGTTAAAtcgaaaagaaaataaaaaacataatggAGTCCAATTGGTTTGATACGAATATTTGAGGATTTGAAGTAATCCACATCAGATGGAATTTTCATTGTGTGATCCACTGTAGACATACATAAGTTACAAGGCAACATTCCAGTACATGTGGATTGTATTAACCAAATAGTTTGCTCTGGCTTATGCTCCTTCTCAATACATAAACTATGTTTCATCACTCTCTTAATCCTTTCTTGGTTCCAGTCCCTATACATTAAAATTTTCCTTGATAACTTGTCCTCATCAATAAAAAGCCTATCATTAAATCCAAGCACTTAAAACAGCAATATGACCTTTACGTGTCTGCCGGCACTGACTCGAGCGCAAACAACAAACAAGTTTCATGGAATCATCTAGATATTAATTCATAGTGTGACACTGTGGCCAAGTTATTTTCAACTCTAGCCTAAATAAATTCCCTTAAAACGTGTAGCTCAGTGAATCAAATTTGAATACAACGTAAGCAAAACTTTTTCCTCAGAAGAAGAAGCACCCATATAGTTCAACAGTGGTAAGCCTTACAAGAATATCAGTCAATATTCTGTAGTCCGTGATTTCACCAGTTTCAGGATCAGTTTCACTGATAAGTCCCACCGACAAACCTGCTACATGTTCCCTCAATGGAATGCCAGCATCCATTAAGGCCATACTACCTGCAAAAAATAATGTATGATGCTATTCTAAGGGACTTAAATAGATAGATACCAAACAAGATATACAGTCTCGAAGGCCAACCTGCACAAACAGATGCCATTGACGTTGATCCATCAGAGGCCATGACTTCTGAATTAATACGAACAGTATATGGGCAGTCGTCTTCAGGAGGCATTACAGCAAGAAGTGCTTTCTCAGCAAGGGTACCTGCAAAATCAAGATTAATTACAATACAATGTGAGGGAAGTAGTGAGCCAGTAGAATTGATGTGATATGATTTAAGGCGGGAATTTTTACAAAGTCGAAGAGAGCGGTAAGAAATTTGTTAGCATCTACAAATTCATTTTAACGAGATATGTATACATTTTTGCCAAGTATAGTAACTGAAAAATATAACAGTCAACTTTAACAAATGGGTACTTTTGGCGCACtttcataataataaaatcGTACATAAATGTGAATCACAGAGGCAACTACCAAAATGGTGTACGAAAATAGAATTTCAACTATGTTTATTGTGCATTGTGTAAGCACTAAATTTAATCCAACTATTAATAAGCTAAAAGAAAAAGATCGCACACACTGCTGGACGATTACCAAACCGCAAAAGCAGTCCTACTCGTCCCAAGGACACTAATAAAAGACACTGCTCATTATTTATCAAGGTACGATAAGTAGGAAGACTGAAGAAACAAATGTTAAAACAAAACACGTATGTAATCATGATTAATTGGAAATGCCAGCAGCTCACCATGTCCAACTTCGCGTCTGTTCAGTCCAACTCGCTTACCAACTTCATTGGTGCAAAATGGTGGAAAACTGTAGTGAAGCATAAATTTCTTCGTTGAAGGACCAACTAGAGAATCCAAAACTTGAGCTTCTCCAGGTGCACCAAGGGTCACAGTACAAAGAACCTATAACCAACAGATGAAATAAATGAGGCAACAGAGCACTTCAGAAGAAAGTATACAGAACATCAAATGTCATGGAGTTTGTTATTTTCGATCACATCTTCTGGCACATAGGCAGTTCAGTTGCTTACCTGAGTATCTCCACGAGAAAATATAGACGAACCATGTAGCACGGGCAAGTGACCAGCTTCACAATACACAGGTCTGACGTCATCAAGGCGTCTTCCATCAACTCTAATTCCTTCGCCAATTATCCTTCTGCGAACAACCTGACATGGCAAGAATTACTGTCAAACCCATAATGAAGTGATATTATATTGATTAGCAAGCGTTCGATGTAGTGCTGACCAAGAGAACAAGTTCCCATCTTTAACAGCACAAATCTTCTTTTCAAGCATTTGACATTCATAGCAaccaatttaaatatttttaccaGTGCAAAATAATTTTCTATCAAGCCAATAAATGCTTAATCAAGGGATCAAGAGTATCCCATTCCTTGATTCTTCCCTTCCCTCCAAGAAGAAAGGTAGTGAGAACATATCAGGGTCTTTATGTAGAAACATGATTTTGTGCTAAAGATTGAGATTGATGCACATACCTTTTTCCGCACATTATCTACTGTTTTTGATAGAACTTTAAGACCTTCTTCATCACCTTCCGCCTCAAGTGTTTTTTTCACGTCCCGTCCAATATTATCTAAGGCTTCACCCCTTTCAAACTGTGCAGACATAAAGCACAATGCATCCAGATGAATAAATAAAGAATCACATGAATGAAAGATACTGCAATGCGAGATACTACAATTCTTAATGCAAATATCAATATTTTCTGTATTTGAATTAAACCTTGCCATATGTAGGGTCCGTGAACACAGCTTCAATTGGACCTTCTGACAAACTCCTTATTTTTTCAAAAGTATTCTCAGACACCGTGTATAACTTATAATCCTTTTTCTGTTTACCAGCCTTGGCTGCCAACCTTAGTTGAGGCTCGAGATATTTGACTGCCTGAACAATCATAAGTATGCATCATACAATAAGTAGCAGGTCAATCAATAGAAGAAGTAAAAACTCACCTCAGGATGAGCAAATCTTAAAGCAGCTTCCAAGTCTCTTTCAGATATCTCACGTGATTGGAAATCTATCATTAATGTTTTGTCTTTTGTGCATGCATAAACCAAGTTAAGATCGCTTAGACAAAGCTGCAAAAACATCCATAAGATACAAATTAGATTGTAGCAATAGTACCAGAGTTAATAAAAGCAAACATTGTATTCCATACACTGACTTGAGACAAGCTACTAGCCTATAACCctaagaaaatttgaaaaatggaCATAACTAGGTTGAGAAGATAAAGAAAGAAACACAAGATCAGCCTTGTGAGAGTGACCAAGTTAATCTGTTCTTTTCTAGCCTATGCAGATAACTGAAATCAACCAGAAAAGCCAACAATCAAGTGTATGAATGCCATCACTTCAACAGCCAAACCAAGTTACTCTATTTGCAACTTCCTAGTTACTgttatatagtatataaaactTGCTTAATGCTAGATAACATTAATTTGCTAGTACAAGATTTAGGAGGAGTAATTCAATTTAGAGGAAGGTTGAATAAGCTCTGACGGGAGAAAAAACAGCAAACTCAATATCCTAAGAAACATTACCTAGCTAAGATATGTGTGCTTGAAAATGAAATAGTACATGTTATATATCCCTAAAATTGACATATAGTCATATACtattaaacaattaaacatTAGTCAACACAAGAAGGCATTTCAAACACCTCATCCATGCTGGGATTGACAATCAATTGGCCACCAATCCTCCCTATGCGAATCACTCCAATAGGACCACCCCAAGGAACATCTGATAACATCAGAGCAGCAGATGCCACATTAGCTGCCATTACATCTGGGTCGTGCTTCCCATCGGATGAGAGGACACTTGCCATAACCTTCAGAATAAGAATGTGAGCTGCAAAAAAGGAGCAGAGCAGGTCTAACATACAAGCTGAACATATACTCTGTCAATGCTACTTTACCTGAACCTCATGGTAAAATCCAGGAGGAAAAAGTGGCCTTATAGGTCGATCGATGAGGCGGCCGCATAAGAGCTCACGCTCTTTCGGAGCTCCCTCCCTCCTCATGAATGTGTTCGGAATCATACCCTGAGCAAAATGCTTCTCCTGATAATCGACCTGATCAAAAACACAAAATTCCAACAAGTTCATTACTTTAAAATGTGAATTAGCACAGAAAATGTTACCTAAAttctaaacaaaaaaataaaagcgTACAGTGAGGGGTAAAAAATCGCGGCTGCCGTCGCTCTTAGCTGAAGCTACTGTGGACAACACTCTCGTCTCTTCCATGGACAAAACGACGGAACCGTTCGCGAATCGTGCTATTCTGCCAGTCTCCATCGTGATCTTCCGCTTTCCGATCTCGAATTCTTCAGTGAACGTCTCGAGAACCTTCTTTCCGGCAGATACCGAGTCCGTGGCTGTGGTCGATTGCGCGGGTGACGACGGAGGCGCGTGGGATATGCGTCCGCCGCAGATGCTGCGGAATTTGATCCGCCGCCATGGTATGGTTGTGAGTAGGGGGTTTGCCTTGGTCGCCACCGGCGCCATTGATGAACTGGCAGAGAGAGCTAGAGTGAGAAGttgagggtttagggtttaagCGGCATTCAAAATGATTAATTCAGAGTGTTGCGGTTTTAGAAttgaggtttttttttttttttttttttggttttagaATTGAGGTTCAGGTGAATCGCgcttattaaaaaaaactagtGTTAAGCGCGacataaaataaattcattctattaatttaaaaattttgaaattaaaacaacatagaaataatttataattacaaCACTTATATATGTctctagaataaaaaaaatattatcctTAACAACATACATAATTCAATATTAAAACACTATCAATATGAAATCGatataaaatatatgtataaCTAAAGAATTTTAAGAGGACATTGATATTGCCATAAAAAATGATGaattacaaaacaaataaaaaacacacatggtaaatatataaataaaagtcgacagtaatttttattaaattaagaaaaaactTATCTATAAAGAACTATAATAGCTaagacagaaaaaaaaaattaaaaacagctaataaaaaataaatcaaactagcactaacaaaaaaaacttaaatatgAACTAATTTCACTCAAACAGAGAATGACCCTTAAATTTCATCTTCTCTCACACAACTCTCTCCCCACAGCTTCCGACTCGTGTCTTCGACTCTTCACCTTTCACTCTCTCATAGGACTTTATATCCACTTCCTCCGTCTCTATTGATTGTTGCAGGAGAACTATCGTCATCGGCTACTGGAGTTGAATGTAGTAATGAAATTTATCTAACGTTTACACTGAAAATATACGATGAAAGATCAtgtatttataaagtaaaattaaaattacaatctTAAAAGAGAAAATTAAATGACAACAATTTTGGCCCATTGTATTCCAAGTAATCCACGAATCTTATAATATAATTTGCATAAATTCTGGgtattaaatgcattaatagtATTTAATTATCCTAATCAAATTTTAATCGTTACCATTACTATCTTAATTTCTCCAATTATTGATAGCGTCGTTTATAAGTGGTCAATAATGTGAGATTTGCTTCTGTCTTTGTAATATAACtgttacaatattttttttacaatattacaaatatttattttaatagcATTAACATTTTTCAGCTACCTAAATTGCCCTAAAATACATCTCTCTTCTGTCTAAATTGCCCTAGATAGATTTATTTATAggtaaaaaaatacaatttttttatatgaggaaaaaatacaattttttaaaagttatttAACACATCATATTGGAAGCAAATGGGGTTTTAGTTATAAAACCCACGATTCCCCCTCTccagccgccgccgctgcctctAGCTCCATTGTCTTCTCTCTCAATCAGGAATCCTAGATTACCAGATCACCACAATCCAGTACTCCGTTCGCTGCTTCGTtgccgccgctgccgctgccgaTAAAGTTCGAGGGCAGACTCCTGTCGTTGAAATGGACGGTAAATTATTTTCCTCGTGATTATACTGTAGCGTTTTGGTGAATGACCAGTTCACTTCACTATATTTTTGGTTGATTCAGTGTTTTTTGTAGATGATTTGATGAGATGACGTGATGATATGAACAATGATTAAAGACAAGGTCTGAGCAGTCATATTATTTAGTGATGTGTTGAATTATCTTTATAGTGGTTCCTGCTGTGTTTCTGTTGTTGGTTGTATGGTTTTGGGGTGAATGCAGTTGATATTTCCGCACTTCGTTTGGGGATATTGAATCGTGATGCACTGTTACAGTTGAGAGTGCAAGAAGCTGCATATGAGTAACTTTGCTtactatttgcttgttttggaATATCTTCCTACGAGATTGAATATGCTAGAGGATGTCTTGAGTTTGTGTAGGTATGAAATACCATGATATTGTAATTGTTCTCTAATTTATACCACTGTGGTTGTAGTTGCAATAGTAGCAGTTGAATTGACTGAGGTTATTAGATATGGGCCAAAGATTCATATGTATTGAGATTCTCTATTCCTTTTTCATTTAGTAGGTGAAACCATCCTAGGCGTAAGACCACTCGTCCAGTATTTCTGTCAATCGGGAATGTTTTATGTCGTAGTGTTAACAAACGTATGCACTCCACACTTTTCAATCCCAACCCGTATATGTTCAGCAAGTACTCATTTGCTTTTAGAGGCGGAATGTCTCTTATCCACTCCATATATTTGCTCCCGAAGTTATCAACTAACTCCGTAAGACAATCCTTTATCCTTTCAACCAAATTGTTGTTCTGTCCTCTTATCTGAATGATTTTAGATATCTCACCAACTTTGGCCCTTCTAACCGAAACCTAGTCAACAACGTCTGATGCCTCAAACATCTTTTTCTCATTCGTATATTTGGAGTGGTAATCTTTCATATCATATATTTGGAGTGGTAATCTTTCATATCATTCAGAAGTGCAGGGTTGTGTTTTTTCTTGGTTCACATCCTCAAAAGTTTTATCTTCTTTAACCCGTTTAACTCGTTTCCCCTTATGCACAACACTGCCTGAATTTCTCGGAAATATAGCAGCTAGCAATATGAAGGCAGGACTTGAAATCGCATCATTCATGTTTTGTGCAAGATATGCTCCAACTATAGAGTCCATAACCGAACCTTTACACTCAGAAAATTTTCTTTCACCTTGGATATGATTCATGCGTGACATAAACAACTCAATCTGACTGTCCAATAATAATAGTACATCTTTTTCATCACGCTCTCCGCTGCATTCGAAGTACTATCATTATCGGTTAGTCAGATTGAGTTGTTTATGTCACGCATGAATCATATTCAAGGTGAAGGAAAATTTTCTGAGTGGAAAGGTTCGGTCATGGACTTTATAGCTGGAGCATATCTTGCACAAAACGTGAATGATCGATTTCAAGCGCGGCCTTCATGTTGCTAGCTGCTATATTTCTGAGAAATTCAGGCAGTGTTGCGCATAAGGGGGAAACGTGTTAAAGAAGATAAAATTTTGAGGATGTGAACCAAGAAAAAACACAACCCTGCACTTTTGAATGATATGAAAGATTGTCACTCCAAATATGAGAAGATGTCTGAGGCAACAGACGCTGTTGACTGTGATTCGGTTAAGAGGGTCGGAGTTGGTGAGATATCTAAGGCCATTTAGATAAGAGGACGAAGCAACAATTTGGCTAAAAGGATAAATGATTGCCTTACGGAGTTATAGTTGATAACATTGGATATGGAGTGTATAAGAGACGCTCCACCTATAAAAGCAAAGGAGTACTTGCTGAACATATACGGGTTGACAGAAATGCTGGACGAGTGGTCTTACGTCTAGGATGGTTTCACCTACTGAATGAAAAAGGAACAGGGAATCTGGACTCGATATAGATGCATCtttggcccatttctaatatggtatcagagcgcgCTCAAGTCGAAGATGGATTTTATCACGCCTATTAGAAGTAGAAGGCACTCTGATGGGATCTTCACGGCCGGAAAAGATTGCAGTCCGTTTGATAATTATCGAGTTACATTGCTTCTTCGGCCCGAATCGAGGAATCCCTTAGATATGATGCAAAACGGATCTTGTTCTATCTTTGATCAGAGATTTCtctatgaaaaatatgaatcgGAGTTTGAAGAAGGGGAGAGGCAAGGAGCCCTGGACCCACAATAGATAAAGGAGGATTTATTCAATCACATAGTTTGGGctttctcttgcctacccacgtgatggaaattcgatgtgtcattccggcccacatgTGAGGGGTGTTAAAAACTATaaaatcttgtcccacatcgacatggagatgtgtcattccggcccacaggTGAGGGGGTGTTAAAAACTataaatcttgtcccacatcaacATGGAGATGATCCTATCTCATCTATATAAGAGTGGATAACACTCCCTCCTTATAAGGCATTTTTAGGGGTGAGTGACGCATTTCTAATAGAGGTTAGTAATTATGATTGGAGCTTCTTCACATTTGCTAATGCTACACTAGTCATGCCTTCTAGTCCGTTGTTGAAGGTTGGCTGATATTCTTTTCTCGATGCAGGATTTGGTTCTCTTGCATTCATGACTTGCGTTTTGGTTAGTTCTTCGGCTATAACTTTGTGTATTATATAAAATACCTTTTTTTGGCTAACAATTGCATTGCTTTGCAGTTGTCTGGTGATGGAAAAACATTAGAAGCAGCGGCTGCTCACGGGACTGTAACCCATCATTTTCTACAGCATCAGAAGGGGCACGAGACCAGCACCAA from Salvia splendens isolate huo1 chromosome 15, SspV2, whole genome shotgun sequence encodes the following:
- the LOC121769091 gene encoding polyribonucleotide nucleotidyltransferase 2, mitochondrial-like, giving the protein MAPVATKANPLLTTIPWRRIKFRSICGGRISHAPPSSPAQSTTATDSVSAGKKVLETFTEEFEIGKRKITMETGRIARFANGSVVLSMEETRVLSTVASAKSDGSRDFLPLTVDYQEKHFAQGMIPNTFMRREGAPKERELLCGRLIDRPIRPLFPPGFYHEVQVMASVLSSDGKHDPDVMAANVASAALMLSDVPWGGPIGVIRIGRIGGQLIVNPSMDELCLSDLNLVYACTKDKTLMIDFQSREISERDLEAALRFAHPEAVKYLEPQLRLAAKAGKQKKDYKLYTVSENTFEKIRSLSEGPIEAVFTDPTYGKFERGEALDNIGRDVKKTLEAEGDEEGLKVLSKTVDNVRKKVVRRRIIGEGIRVDGRRLDDVRPVYCEAGHLPVLHGSSIFSRGDTQVLCTVTLGAPGEAQVLDSLVGPSTKKFMLHYSFPPFCTNEVGKRVGLNRREVGHGTLAEKALLAVMPPEDDCPYTVRINSEVMASDGSTSMASVCAGSMALMDAGIPLREHVAGLSVGLISETDPETGEITDYRILTDILGLEDHLGDMDFKIAGTRNGVTAIQLDIKPAGIPLDIICESLEPARKGRIQILDHMEQEINVPRTQDGRNSPRILNLKYSNEAIRRLIGPLGALKRKIEEETGGRISVNDGSLTVVAKNQSVLDKVMEKIDFIVGREIEKGGVYKGIVTSIKEYGAFVEFNGGQQGLLHISELAHNPVSRVSDVVSVGQVLNLMCIGLDVRGNINLSLKATLPKTSTTLGQQTPKVWKPSSNPESEQENKDNQPAEAVESLASIVIRSASECDEADKSSALNQPSKADAPLDAKKLKIGTELTAKVQQIRAHGLVLDCGSDIRGMYRFETGSRKKFVVGDKLRVKCTSFSGKGIPVMSLVQE